The DNA sequence CCTTTGGTGCATTCTTCGGCATGCTCGGTCTGAACCAGTTGCCTAAACTGTACAACCCGATTTTCAAATCGGATGCTTTCCGTCGTGCAACCAACGACCGCTTCTTTCTGAGTATGGATGCCAGCGATCCCAAGTTCTCCGAAATCGATACCGGGGAATTCGTGAAGTCGCTCAATCCAAACCATGTGGAAGAGTTCTGGTCGGATGTCGAATCACCAAAACTGCCACGGAACCTGAAACTGGGCCTGAGCCTGTTCGGCGTCCTGATGCTGATGCCGATCGCCCTGGTTGCCTACAAGCGGTCGACTGTGACCGATAATCCGCGGATCCATATCATTCCCGACATGGACTTCCAGCCTTATCTTAAGGCACAGAATACCACTACAATCTTCGGCGACGGACGTGAAATGCGTCCGCATATCCCCGGTACGATTCCCCGTGGTCAGTATAAAGATGACAACATTCCCTTCTACTATGGTCTGAAAGTTCTGCCGGAAGATCAGGATGTGATTACGATCGCCGCCCAGGACGAAGCGAAAGCCGATGAAAAGAAACCGGCTGAAGCAAAACCAGCAGAAGGTGCCAACGCTGATGCCCAGGCGGCAGCAGAAGACAAACTGGCTAGTCTGCCCTGGGTCACCGAGTTTCCGATGCCCGTCACCGATAAGATGATGGCTCGGGGTAAAGAACGCTACCGGATTTACTGTTCTGTCTGTCACGGTCTGGGTGGGGAAGGTGATGGTCTGGTCACCCTGCGAGCCATGGATCTGCAGCAGGGAACCTGGGTACGCCCGGCTTCCTACCATACCGACAACGTTCGTAAGCAGCCTGTGGGACGCCTGTTCCACACGATCACCAACGGTGTTCGCAAGATGCCTGCCTATGGGCCGCAGATTCCGCCGGAAGATCGCTGGGCGATTGTGCTCTATCTGAAGGCCCTGCAGAAGAGCCATCAGGTCGACGCAGATACCCTGACAAATGATGAAAAACGAAAACTTCGGGACACCAAATAACAGGTTTCCTCTATAATTCACTGTTGAATATTATCTCGTTGTAAAACAAGAAACGTTATGCAAACCTCACACGACGCTGACAAAAAGATTACTGTGCAAACCCTGGATGAACTGGGGCCGCTTCCATTGAAGATCGCTCTGGGCTGCTCTGTCCTGCTGCCGGTAGCGTTCGTACTGGGGCTGGTCTTCAATCACGGTTGGGATCTGTTTGCCTTCTCTTACCTGCAGAGCACATTCTTTTGCCTGAGTATTTCGCTGGGCGCGCTGTTCTTCGTGATGATTCAGCAGCTGACCCGTGCCGGCTGGAGTGTAGTCCTGCGGCGTATTTCGGAATTTCTCTCCCTGGGTGTGATTCCGATGGCTGTCCTCGTACTGCCGATCGTGCTGCTGTCCCTGACAGGCAACGATACGCTCTACAAGTGGGCCAGCGCGGAGAATGTAGCTCAAGATACTCTGCTGCAGCATAAAGCGCCTTACCTGAATAACGGCTTCTTTGCGATTCGCTACGTGATTTACTTCGCTTCCTGGATCTTTCTGGCCCGGTTCTTTCTGAATAAATCGCTGGCACAGGATGAGTCTGGTGACCCGGAACTGACGCTGCTCATGGAGCGTCGCAGTGGTCCCGCAATCCTGCTGTATGCGTTCACGCTGACCTTTGCCGCCTTCGACTTCATCATGTCGCTGGATGCTCACTGGTTCAGTACGATCTTCGGCGTCTACTACTTCGCCGCTGGCCTGGTCGGATTCTTCAGTGTGCTGGCCATCAGCCTGGTCTTCCTGCGGAGCAAAGGGTTACTCAAAGAGCCCGTAACCGTCGAGCACCTGCACGATGTTGGTAAGCTGCTGTTTGCCTTCAACTGCTTCTGGGCCTACATCGCGATTTCCCAGTATCTGTTGATCTGGTATGCAAATATTCCTGAAGAAACCACCTTCTTCCTGCCCCGTCAGACAAATGGCTGGGGAACAGTATCGCTGATGCTGGTCATTGGACACTTTGCGATTCCTTTTGTCTTCTTCATGTCACGCTGGATGAAGCGAAACCCCAAGACTCTCTGTTTCTGGGCCGTTTACCTGCTGATCATGAACTGGGTTGATATCTTCTGGCTCGTGATGCCTAACCTGGCCTTTGATGGCATGGATCCGGCAG is a window from the Gimesia benthica genome containing:
- a CDS encoding quinol:electron acceptor oxidoreductase subunit ActD, with product MSMNKEIMATTIEHPAENKVEPELLGLLAEFNDPESLMEASRKVRDAGYNRWDTHTPFPVHGIDEAMGIKYTILPWIVAACGLTGGTIAISMQYWMNAVDYPFLISGKPLFSIPACIPIMFELSVLLAAFGAFFGMLGLNQLPKLYNPIFKSDAFRRATNDRFFLSMDASDPKFSEIDTGEFVKSLNPNHVEEFWSDVESPKLPRNLKLGLSLFGVLMLMPIALVAYKRSTVTDNPRIHIIPDMDFQPYLKAQNTTTIFGDGREMRPHIPGTIPRGQYKDDNIPFYYGLKVLPEDQDVITIAAQDEAKADEKKPAEAKPAEGANADAQAAAEDKLASLPWVTEFPMPVTDKMMARGKERYRIYCSVCHGLGGEGDGLVTLRAMDLQQGTWVRPASYHTDNVRKQPVGRLFHTITNGVRKMPAYGPQIPPEDRWAIVLYLKALQKSHQVDADTLTNDEKRKLRDTK
- a CDS encoding quinol:cytochrome C oxidoreductase, whose amino-acid sequence is MQTSHDADKKITVQTLDELGPLPLKIALGCSVLLPVAFVLGLVFNHGWDLFAFSYLQSTFFCLSISLGALFFVMIQQLTRAGWSVVLRRISEFLSLGVIPMAVLVLPIVLLSLTGNDTLYKWASAENVAQDTLLQHKAPYLNNGFFAIRYVIYFASWIFLARFFLNKSLAQDESGDPELTLLMERRSGPAILLYAFTLTFAAFDFIMSLDAHWFSTIFGVYYFAAGLVGFFSVLAISLVFLRSKGLLKEPVTVEHLHDVGKLLFAFNCFWAYIAISQYLLIWYANIPEETTFFLPRQTNGWGTVSLMLVIGHFAIPFVFFMSRWMKRNPKTLCFWAVYLLIMNWVDIFWLVMPNLAFDGMDPAVSFPMILINVCCTIGVGGIFVATILKLSAGKSIMPVRDPRLEESLEFHNI